The Benincasa hispida cultivar B227 chromosome 9, ASM972705v1, whole genome shotgun sequence genome has a segment encoding these proteins:
- the LOC120086874 gene encoding LOW QUALITY PROTEIN: uncharacterized protein LOC120086874 (The sequence of the model RefSeq protein was modified relative to this genomic sequence to represent the inferred CDS: deleted 1 base in 1 codon), with amino-acid sequence MAHYVCQERYGSVISQHGNQTQRVARFLKPCATSSDEAESVSARAHLLFEEMSSRQLGWPKKVNFQGWACPQKNWDKWVEKLEVRHSFMWKRIGIYDAIMGSCYDIRRNKEIVLGLVEFWCSEMNTFVFPWGEATITLEDEMILGGFSVLGEPIKKHVTTKDLMIVVDALLKRKSAISKGKSKKCTHGAWMKHFMENENGSEVEHAGFLSYWLSRYVFPLPTRETVSKDVFPIAAHLAGGTQMALAPAVLAGLYNNLSLLKEKALSSFDDDEITVIASFRLVLLWASEHFPRLVQKPPNVLKPGEPRAARWYKVINKIDKSVIDPIFLSGQCFQWRPYAADISNWNHSSYYRAEEHLEIDSEEFDQNLQCYLICMTMCYLVGLDCREKYMPHRVTMQFGIDQDLPGEFSGLVFGPKDVCFFVPPRSFEPGISLKYFNWWKNSEFICGGKLPNVLRRSLDTFQMPPSGGEMSSKDYHTPSVTTRLKDIETVPRSSIKEEVIEIRGEEWEFGKWNKNFDLLFKSVFESDFPTREAGSLERRSRSIEEVKGGGGSNTSAESFDAGSPECSTPCPVRVRSLASITRELSPTQRFQGSVVTDHFAVMGTPKEMAKDSNEIDDNHSLESRNRANGWNRKATSDEVHLNETIKKRKLSTLTEEGSDCKKTISIMNGNTDEMQGGCVNATMDVYEKNFDILILDLEKRIEKLEKQKGINPDRG; translated from the exons ATGGCGCATTACGTTTGTCAAGAAAGGTATGGTTCAGTAATTTCTCAACATGGGAACCAAACTCAGAGGGTTGCCAGGTTTTTGAAGCCCTGCGCGACGAGCTCGGACGAGGCGGAGAGTGTTTCTGCTCGTGCCCACTTATTGTTTGAAGAAATGTCTAGCAGACAATTAGGGTGGCCGAAGAAAGTTAACTTCCAAGGCTGGGCATGTCCCCAGAAGAATTGGGACAAATGGGTCGAAAAGTTGGAGGTACGACATTCTTTCATGTGGAAACGAATTGGAATTTACGATGCCATCATGGGTTCTTGCTATGATATTAGGCGCAATAAAGAAATAGTATTGGGTTTGGTTGAGTTTTGGTGTTCTGAGATGAATACTTTTGTGTTTCCATGGGGGGAGGCCACAATTACATTGGAAGATGAGATGATTCTTGGGGGTTTCTCTGTTCTTGGAGAACCCATAAAGAAGCATGTGACTACAAAGGACTTGATGATAGTGGTGGACGCCTTGTTAAAGAGGAAGTCTGCAATTTCAAAAGGGAAGTCTAAGAAATGTACTCATGGAGCTTGGATGAAGCACTTTATGGAGAATGAGAATGGCAGTGAGGTTGAACATGCGGGTTTTCTCTCATACTGGTTGTCAAGGTATGTTTTCCCTTTACCTACTAGAGAAACAGTGTCAAAGGATGTATTTCCTATTGCAGCCCATTTGGCTGGAGGGACCCAAATGGCTTTAGCCCCCGCAGTCCTTGCCGGCTTGTATAACAACCTGAGTTTGCTGAAGGAGAAAGCACTTTCTTCTTTTGATGATGACGAAATAACTGTCATTGCTTCATTTCGACTTGTTTTGTTATGGGCTTCTGAGCATTTTCCTCGTTTAGTTCAGAAACCCCCAAATGTACTCAAGCCTGGAGAGCCAAGAGCTGCCCGCTGGTACAAAGTTATCAATAAAATCGATAAATCTGTTATTGATCCCATCTTCTTATCAGGGCAATGCTTTCAATGGAGGCCTTATGCAGCTGATATAAGCAACTGGAATCATTCATCTTATTACAGAGCTGAAGAGCATTTAGAAATTGACAGTGAGGAATT TGATCAGAATTTGCAATGTTATCTCATATGTATGACAATGTGTTACTTAGTTGGATTAGATTGTCGAGAGAAGTATATGCCTCATCGTGTAACAATGCAGTTTGGTATTGATCAGGATTTACCTGGTGAATTCTCTGGCTTGGTATTTGGCCCCAAAGATGTTTGTTTCTTTGTTCCTCCCAGGTCCTTTGAGCCTGGCATTTCGCTAAAATACTTCAACTGGTGGAAGAATTCTGAGTTTATTTGTGGAGGGAAACTTCCTAACGTTTTGAGAAGAAGCTTAGATACTTTTCAAATGCCTCCAAGCGGGGGTGAAATGAGCTCTAAGGATTACCATACTCCAAGTGTTACCACAAGGTTGAAGGACATCGAGACTGTGCCTCGGTCCTCCATAAAAGAAGAGGTTATAGAGATCCGAGGCGAAGAGTGGGAATTCGGGAAGTGGAACAAAAACTTTGATCTTTTGTTCAAATCGGTTTTTGAATCTGATTTCCCCACCAGAGAAGCTGGAAGCTTGGAAAGGAGGTCACGATCAATAGAGGAAGTGAAGGGCGGGGGTGGTTCCAATACCTCAGCTGAATCATTTGATGCAGGAAGTCCTGAATGTTCAACTCCATGTCCAGTTCGAGTTAGATCCCTCGCTTCGATCACTAGGGAATTGTCTCCCACACAAAGATTTCAAGGTTCTGTTGTGACTGATCATTTTGCAGTGATGGGAACTCCCAAAGAGATGGCTAAAGATTCCAACGAAATTGATGATAACCATTCTTTAGAAAGTAGAAACAGAGCCAATGGCTGGAATAGAAAAGCTACTTCAGATGAAGTTCATCTCAATGAaaccattaaaaaaagaaaattgtctACCTTAACAGAAGAGGGTTCAGATTGCaaaaaaacaatttcaataATGAATGGCAATACTGATGAAATGCAAGGAGGTTGTGTCAATGCAACAATGGATGTGTATGAAAAAAACTTTGATATTCTGATACTGGATTTGGAAAAGAGGATCGAGAAACTGGAGAAACAGAAGGGCATAAATCCAGATAGAGGATAA
- the LOC120084778 gene encoding uncharacterized mitochondrial protein AtMg00810-like yields the protein MHASKLHHNGKLIEELKKLLNVTFKLKDLGISISQRHYTLQILEVVGLLGAKPMNVSMDPNVKLRNFDQDLLSDPSSYRRLIGRLIYLTISRLDIVSSVNKLSQFVAKPCKAHLSATHHLLGYLKSALGQGIFISSAETFQLRAFADSNWASCPNTRKSTFDFCIFIGNSLVSWESKK from the exons Atgcatgcttcgaaacttcatcac AATGGAAAGCTTATTGAAGAACTTAAGAAGTTGCTAAATGTCACTTTCAAGCTCAAAGACCTTG GGATTTCTATCTCACAAAGGCATTATACTCTTCAAATTCTAgaagttgttggtcttcttggTGCAAAGCCTATGAATGTCTCAATGGATCCCAATGTTAAACTTAGGAATTTTGACCAAGATCTACTCAGTGATCCATCATCTTATAGAAGGCTAATCGGGAGACTCATATACTTAACCATTTCTAGACTGGATATTGTGTCTTCTGTCAACAAACTCAGTCAGTTTGTGGCTAAGCCTTGTAAGGCTCATCTATCAGCAACTCATCACTTATTGGGGTACTTGAAATCAGCCCTCGGGCAAGGTATTTTTATATCCTCTGCAGAAACCTTCCAACTTCGTGCCTTTGCAGATTCTAATTGGGCTTCTTGCCCTAACACAAGAAAGTCTACATTCGATTTTTGCATATTTATAGGTAATTCTCTTGTTTCTTGGGAATCTAAAAAGTAG